GCCCTCTCGGTATCCGTCGTCCACCCGGATGCCGGGGCCGGATGGGGGACGGTAAATCTCCAACAGGCCCACGCTCGGCATAAAATCCTGCAGGGGGTCCTCTGCGTATACCCGGAGTTCCAGGGCATGTCCGCTGATCTGAAGCTCCTCCTGCCGGACGGGCAGCGGCTCCCCCCGGGCCACGCGGATCTGCAATTCCACCAGGTCGAGCCCCGTGATCAGTTCGGTAACCGGGTGTTCTACCTGCAGGCGCGTATTCATTTCCAGGAAGTAGAAATTGTGGTCGGCATCCAGCAGGAATTCCACGGTGCCGGCCCCCAGGTAGTTGCAGGCCCGCGCTACATCCACGGCTGCCCGCCCCATGCGTTCCCGCAGTTCCGGGGTCAGCACCGCAGACGGGGCCTCCTCCACCACCTTCTGATGCCGTCGCTGGATGCTGCATTCCCGTTCAAAGAGGTGGATGGCATTGCCGTGCGTATCGCAGAGTACCTGGATTTCAATATGCCGGGGGGCGGCTACGTATTTTTCAATAAATACGGAACCGTCCCCGAAAGCCGATTTCGCCTCGCTGGTTGCCCGTTCTATCTGGGCGTGCAAATCGGCCTCCCGCTCCACCACGCGCATGCCCTTTCCGCCGCCGCCTGCAGCCGCCTTGATCAGGATCGGGTAGCCGATTTCCGCGGCGATCTCCCGAATCCTGTCCGCGTCGCTGACGGGTTCATCCGTCCCGGGCACCAGGGGGATGTCGTAGGGTTGGACCGATTTTTTTGCGGCGAGTTTATCCCCCATGGTTTGGATGGCGTCTGGTTTCGGGCCGATAAATACGAGCCCGGCTGCCTCGACGGCCCGCGCAAATGCCGCATTTTCACTGAGGAACCCGTAACCGGGATGAATGGCATCTGCCCCGGTTTCCCGGGCTGCTGCCAGGATTTTTTCCTCCTGCAGATAGGACTCGGACGACGGGGCGGGGCCGATACATACCGCCTGGTCCGCGGCCAGTACGTGCGGGGCGTCCCGGTCGGCTTCCGAATAGACGGCTACCGTGGCAATGCCCATTCGGTGGGCCGTGCGCATTACCCGCAGGGCGATTTCGCCCCGGTTGGCAATCAAAATTTTCTCCATGGTGCAATTATTCAAATTCGACAAGTACAGCCTTCTTTTCCACCGCGTCCCCTTCCCGCACGGCCACATGGCCGATAACCCCGTCTGCCGGGGCCAGGATGGCATTCTCCATCTTCATCGCCTCCAGGACGAGCAGGGGGTCCCCCTCGGACACCCG
This genomic window from Robiginitalea biformata HTCC2501 contains:
- the accC gene encoding acetyl-CoA carboxylase biotin carboxylase subunit — encoded protein: MEKILIANRGEIALRVMRTAHRMGIATVAVYSEADRDAPHVLAADQAVCIGPAPSSESYLQEEKILAAARETGADAIHPGYGFLSENAAFARAVEAAGLVFIGPKPDAIQTMGDKLAAKKSVQPYDIPLVPGTDEPVSDADRIREIAAEIGYPILIKAAAGGGGKGMRVVEREADLHAQIERATSEAKSAFGDGSVFIEKYVAAPRHIEIQVLCDTHGNAIHLFERECSIQRRHQKVVEEAPSAVLTPELRERMGRAAVDVARACNYLGAGTVEFLLDADHNFYFLEMNTRLQVEHPVTELITGLDLVELQIRVARGEPLPVRQEELQISGHALELRVYAEDPLQDFMPSVGLLEIYRPPSGPGIRVDDGYREGMQVPIYYDPMLAKLITYGADRPAAIRRMREAIADYRVAGVATTLPFGDFVCRHPAFTSGDFTTHFVKEHYSPEALEADLDREASVAARVALNAYLKHLDHLSTNTH